One segment of Pyricularia oryzae 70-15 chromosome 3, whole genome shotgun sequence DNA contains the following:
- a CDS encoding cytosolic regulator Pianissimo, which translates to MAGPSPMLGTSASATPTNNPKSFISQASQANVNPSRPSLERDALQPPQAAPNGGGASYRSNLAPSALGSFAPRGSSLNPPQAPGSFSSELRSQAGISRIASRVDAYGIADSTRLDRLDEDGDAWNEKTLAALKEALKREVKIKEGSENMLEALNSKKAKQARDQRLRVEAELKASNQRIRDLHDKIAEAESMRTGPLTPSRQRPDVFFQSSSGLRSPRSPSRSGAGSDFDEPTESPTFALAEILQSLEVDGMNPAYYVARANNLVDLFKRHPALKYDLVWSVFGVRMQAMLLSDSREVVAAGYRMMRYAISDVSSLKKIRTLNTDYIVVHSLVKDRKADLEREQALKFVRAFLDVKNGVCEISRAIVRTIVSVADQPEDKLRAICIETLAEILVKDPRLLISCGGISSLSEAMSDGSYKAPESLANVLLYLLDSPHKRKYLRPGYSLEILFTVFTDQYVSNEKILRQNSKAIATAIKSWSGLLALSMYDFRAVRSLVGSLLLPCEPIREAVVELLYSLLRIKSPAWASSFLAGRRLTTYGRVANLHSAPAKGTSAGYVEDDSGEQNFVEHYTALLLAVFVKNGLLTALLRLIKDAENATLKRKATLLIGEVLRLSSRLLPLEWSSELQLLPELFTAATRFGEEDRFIATGIVYQISSISKTLYRSSPTTWSSSMPTNMDMALAAEEQPRGSAATNLDDASFRQLLIESAVLSHSNYNKWRWDIVLKIIEGPLTSGKRLEEALKASKFVKRVVNFYRPFKYKFSDVPNTRNTQRYIRTGCALLHTLLQTPEGVRYLMDSKLLRQIAECLAQCDPASGISAQFIVFSKDSLSNTLRGGYITMLGVLSGDPKGLQMLDRWRIFNMMYHIISLNQRPDLIKLLLSNLDYSLQGHPRVMLSKALTAGSKDTRIHATNILRQYTAPPKSSAIYSQQLSQPMQDSKWAIQLLVTQLYDPDVEVCSTAVKILEKACNTKEHLEYLVECRPALDHLGEIGAPLLLRFLSSSIGYHYLDGLDYISNEMDDWFLGRNDSYVALIEASLGRAFLENADDQTGRMSVLGEPDAYSDAHIPPHFYRELTRTREGCKLLADKGHFNEFVSTIHDYGMLSDDAELMVKVKGCLWAIGNVGSMELGAPFLESCDVVQDIVRIAQEHEVMSLRGTAFFVLGLISRSVHGLEILSEQGWVSNTNAMGASLGFCLPKDLTKFFSVKPWQHEKPTSIVLLSTQKTLAAEPPVIATRPRSESLMSAIGSEAEQEARLELDPDPTNQRILELVMELGNVVLWKKSMQSLHQLRYQKKAPGFRQPRLFLKVMSLLENHHYKLQARAVVDLFDKDVLRRVVFEEDEADEDKGGDDTIEDDEDEDEEEDDEDDDDSVEESSGDEQRTERQRSVSDPSVPAGQ; encoded by the exons ATGGCTGGGCCATCGCCTATGTTAGGCACTTCTGCTTCTGCCACTCCCACCAACAACCCGAAATCCTTCATCTCCCAGGCCTCCCAGGCGAATGTCAACCCGTCCCGGCCGAGTCTCGAACGCGATGCCCTCCAACCGCCCCAAGCCGCCCCTAACGGCGGTGGCGCCAGCTACCGGAGCAACCTCGCTCCGTCAGCCCTTGGCAGCTTTGCCCCGCGCGGCTCCTCCTTGAACCCTCCACAGGCTCCCGGAAGCTTCAGCTCGGAGTTGCGCAGTCAAGCTGGGATCTCGCGCATAGCCTCCAGGGTCGATGCGTACGGCATCGCAGACTCCACTAGGCTGGATAGGCTGGACGAAGATGGAGACGCCTGGAACGAAAAGACCCTGGCGGCGCTTAAAGAGGCGCTCAAGAGGGAGGTCAAGATCAAGGAGGGCAGCGAGAACATGCTGGAGGCCCTGAACAGCAAGAAGGCGAAACAAGCACGAGACCAACGCCTGAGGGTCGAGGCCGAGCTCAAGGCGTCCAACCAGAGGATCAGAGACCTTCACGACAAGATTGCCGAGGCGGAGTCAATGCGTACGGGACCACTGACTCCCAGCAGACAACGACCCGACGTCTTCTTTCAGAGCAGCTCCGGCCTGCGCTCACCACGGAGCCCGTCGAGAAGTGGAGCTGGATCAGACTTTGACGAGCCGACCGAGTCACCCACCTTTGCACTGGCCGAGATTCTACAGTCACTCGAGGTCGACGGCATGAATCCAGCCTATTATGTGGCTCGCGCAAACAATCTTGTGGATCTCTTTAAGAGGCATCCTGCTCTGAAATATGATCTGGTATGGTCAGTGTTCGGGGTCAGGATGCAGGCCATGCTTCTCAGCGACAGTAGGGAAGTAGTTGCCGCCGGTTATAGAATGATGAGATATGCGATATCGGATGTATCCTCACTCAAGAAGATACGCACACTCAACACAGATTACATCGTTGTACA CTCTCTTGTCAAAGATCGCAAAGCAGATCTGGAACGCGAACAGGCCCTCAAATTTGTCCGCGCATTCTTGGATGTTAAGAACGGCGTGTGCGAGATCTCGAGGGCCATTGTTCGAACGATTGTGTCGGTTGCAGATCAGCCCGAGGACAAGCTTCGTGCAATATGCATCGAGACCTTGGCAGAAATTCTTGTCAAGGACCCCCGGCTTCTGATCAGTTGTGGAGGCATATCGTCTCTCTCTGAGGCCATGAGCGACGGTTCCTACAAGGCACCAGAAAGCTTGGCCAATGTGCTACTTTACTTGCTAGACTCGCCACACAAACGCAAATATCTAAGGCCTGGCTACTCTCTCGAGATTCTCTTCACAGTTTTTACCGACCAGTACGTGTCGAACGAGAAGATCCTGAGACAGAACTCGAAAGCTATTGCTACTGCTATCAAGAGCTGGTCTGGGCTGTTGGCTCTTTCAATGTATGACTTCCGTGCCGTTAGGTCTTTGGTTGGGAGTCTACTATTACCTTGTGAGCCAATACGCGAGGCGGTCGTCGAGCTCCTGTACTCGCTCCTGCGCATCAAGTCACCGGCGTGGGCGAGCTCCTTTTTGGCCGGACGAAGGCTGACTACTTATGGGAGAGTCGCCAACTTGCATTCGGCTCCTGCTAAGGGGACGTCTGCTGGTTATGTTGAGGATGATTCCGGCGAGCAGAACTTTGTGGAGCACTACACTGCATTGCTGCTCGCAGTCTTTGTTAAGAATGGACTCTTGACTGCATTACTACGCCTCATCAAGGATGCCGAGAACGCGACGCTCAAACGGAAAGCCACACTACTGATAGGAGAAGTCCTGAGGCTTTCGAGCCGCCTACTCCCGCTTGAATGGAGCAGCGAGCTGCAATTACTTCCGGAGCTTTTTACGGCAGCGACGCGATTCGGAGAGGAAGACCGCTTTATTGCAACAGGGATCGTATACCAAATCAGCAGTATAAGCAAAACACTTTATCGATCATCTCCTACAACCTGGTCGTCGTCTATGCCAACCAACATGGACATGGCTCTGGCTGCCGAGGAGCAGCCAAGAGGCAGTGCTGCCACCAATCTTGACGACGCCTCTTTCCGACAACTCCTTATTGAGTCGGCAGTGCTCAGCCACAGCAACTACAACAAGTGGAGGTGGGACATTGTCTTGAAGATCATAGAAGGTCCTCTGACAAGCGGAAAGAGGCTGGAAGAAGCCCTCAAAGCCTCCAAATTCGTCAAGCGCGTGGTCAACTTTTACCGCCCGTTCAAGTACAAGTTCTCGGACGTACCTAATACAAGGAACACACAAAGATACATCAGAACCGGCTGTGCTTTGCTGCACACACTCCTGCAAACCCCCGAGGGCGTCCGCTACCTGATGGACAGCAAACTTTTGAGGCAAATCGCCGAGTGCTTGGCGCAATGCGATCCTGCCAGCGGGATATCTGCTCAGTTCATTGTCTTTTCCAAGGACAGCTTGTCGAATACGCTGCGTGGGGGCTACATTACGATGCTTGGTGTCTTGAGTGGCGACCCCAAGGGGCTTCAGATGTTAGATCGGTGGCGTATTTTTAACATGATGTACCACATCATTTCTCTGAACCAGAGGCCAGACCTCATCAAGCTACTCCTGTCAAATCTAGACTACAGTCTCCAGGGACACCCGCGAGTGATGTTGTCCAAGGCTTTGACTGCAGGAAGCAAAGACACGAGGATCCACGCCACAAATATTCTCAGGCAGTACACGGCGCCACCCAAGTCTTCGGCAATCTACTCGCAGCAGCTCTCACAGCCCATGCAAGATTCCAAGTGGGCCATCCAACTGTTGGTAACGCAGCTGTACGACCCCGACGTCGAAGTCTGCTCGACGGCTGTAAAGATTCTCGAGAAGGCATGCAACACCAAGGAACACCTGGAGTACCTGGTAGAGTGTCGGCCAGCACTTGACCATCTAGGAGAAATTGGCGCCCCGCTGTTGCTGCGCTTTCTGTCAAGTTCTATCGGCTACCACTATCTCGACGGCCTCGACTATATCAGCAACGAGATGGACGACTGGTTCCTCGGCCGCAACGACTCATACGTAGCTCTCATTGAGGCGAGCCTCGGCCGCGCCTTTCTGGAGAACGCAGACGACCAGACAGGACGGATGAGTGTTCTGGGCGAGCCTGATGCCTACTCGGACGCTCATATCCCGCCGCACTTCTATCGCGAACTGACGCGAACCCGAGAAGGCTGCAAGCTTCTGGCAGACAAGGGTCACTTCAACGAGTTCGTCTCAACGATCCACGACTACGGGATGCTGTCGGACGATGCAGAGCTCATGGTCAAGGTCAAGGGCTGTCTGTGGGCCATCGGTAATGTCGGCTCCATGGAGTTGGGTGCCCCTTTTCTCGAAAGCTGCGATGTCGTTCAAGACATTGTGAGGATCGCCCAAGAACACGAGGTCATGAGCCTGAGGGGAACAGCCTTTTTTGTCCTGGGGCTAATCTCGAGGTCAGTTCACGGTCTCGAGATACTTTCAGAACAGGGCTGGGTCTCCAACACAAACGCGATGGGTGCATCGTTGGGATTCTGCCTCCCGAAGGACTTGACCAAGTTCTTTTCCGTAAAGCCCTGGCAGCACGAGAAGCCTACCTCAATCGTCCTCCTCAGTACCCAAAAGACTTTGGCAGCAgaacccccagtcattgcaACGCGGCCTCGTTCCGAGTCGTTGATGAGCGCGATCGGCAGTGAAGCGGAGCAGGAAGCCAGGTTGGAACTTGACCCAGACCCGACGAACCAACGCATCCTAGAACTGGTCATGGAACTGGGCAACGTGGTTCTGTGGAAAAAGTCGATGCAATCTCTGCACCAGCTCAGGTACCAGAAGAAAGCACCCGGTTTCCGACAACCGCGGCTGTTTCTCAAGGTCATGTCCTTGCTTGAAAACCACCACTACAAACTGCAGGCCCGCGCCGTGGTTGACCTATTCGACAAGGACGTGCTGAGGCGGGTCGTGTTTGAGGAAGACGAGGCAGACGAGGACAAAGGTGGTGATGATACGATTGaggatgatgaagatgaagacgaagaagaggacgacgaggacgatgacgataGTGTCGAGGAAAGCTCGGGCGACGAACAAAGAACAGAGAGGCAGAGGAGCGTTAGTGACCCTTCAGTACCGGCTGGGCAGTGA
- a CDS encoding ATP-dependent RNA helicase DBP2: protein MSYGGGGYGGRNGGGYGGGRDGGYSNGHGSHGGGYGGGGGGGYGGGGGGYGGGGGGGFGGGGDRMSNLGAGLQKQDWDINALPKFEKHFYKEHPDVTNRSQAEVDKFRREHSMAVQGSDVPKPVETFDEAGFPRYVMDEVKAQGFPAPTAIQSQGWPMALSGRDVVGIAETGSGKTLTYCLPAIVHINAQPLLAPGDGPIVLILAPTRELAVQIQAEISKFGKSSRIRNTCVYGGVPKGPQIRDLSRGVEVCIATPGRLIDMLESGKTNLRRVTYLVLDEADRMLDMGFEPQIRKIIGQIRPDRQTLMWSATWPKEVRNMAADFLQDFIQVNIGSLDLSANHRITQIVEVVSESEKRDRMIRHMEKVMDGKDSKNKILIFVGTKRVADEITRFLRQDGWPALSIHGDKQQNERDWVLDQFKTGKSPIMVATDVASRGIDVRNITHVLNYDYPNNSEDYIHRIGRTGRAGAKGTAITFFTTENSKQARDLLGVLQEAKQEIDPRLAEMARYGGGGGGGRYGGYRGRGGRHHGGGGRGANDLPMGGNRRW, encoded by the exons ATGTCTtacggcggtggtggctacGGCGGTCGCAACGGCGGCGGTTACGGTGGTGGTCGCGATGGTGGTTACTCGAACGGACACGGCTCCCACGG CGGTGGctacggcggcggtggcggcggtggctatggaggtggtggtggtggttacggcggcggcggcggcggcggcttcggaggtggtggtgaccGCATGTCTAACCTAGGCGCAGGCCTTCAGAAGCAGGACTGGG ATATCAACGCCCTCCCCAAGTTCGAGAAGCACTTCTACAAGGAGCACCCCGATGTCACCAACAGGTCGCAGGCCGAGGTTGACAAGTTCCGTCGCGAGCACTCTATGGCCGTGCAGGGTAGCGATGTGCCCAAGCCTGTCGAGACGTTCGACGAGGCTGGCTTCCCGCGCTACGTAATGGACGAGGTCAAGGCGCAGGGCTTCCCTGCACCCACTGCCATTCAGTCTCAGGGCTGGCCCATGGCTTTGAGTGGTCGTGATGTCGTTGGTATCGCTGAGACGGGATCGGGCAAGACTCTTACGTATTGTCTTCCCGCCATCGTGCACATCAACGCTCAGCCGCTCTTGGCACCCGGTGACGGACCCATCGTCCTGATCCTTGCCCCCACTCGAGAGCTCGCTGTTCAGATCCAGGCTGAAATCAGCAAGTTCGGAAAGTCGTCGCGCATTAGAAACACGTGCGTCTACGGTGGTGTGCCCAAGGGCCCCCAAATCCGTGACTTGTCTCGTGGCGTCGAGGTCTGCATTGCAACCCCCGGTCGTCTGATTGACATGCTCGAGTCTGGCAAGACCAACTTGCGCCGGGTCACATACCTCGTCCTCGACGAGGCCGATCGCATGCTTGACATGGGTTTCGAGCCCCAGATCCGCAAGATCATTGGCCAGATCCGCCCCGATCGTCAGACTCTGATGTGGTCGGCTACCTGGCCCAAGGAGGTCCGCAACATGGCTGCTGACTTCCTGCAAGACTTTATCCAGGTCAACATTGGTTCCCTGGATCTTTCAGCAAACCACCGTATCACACAGATTGTGGAAGTTGTGTCAGAGTCTGAGAAGCGTGACCGCATGATCAGGCACATGGAGAAGGTTATGGACGGAAAGGACAGCAAGAACAAGATTCTCATCTTCGTTGGCACAAAGCGTGTTGCAGACGAAATCACCAGGTTCCTGCGACAGGATGGCTGGCCCGCGCTTT CGATCCACGGTGACAAGCAGCAGAACGAGCGTGACTGGGTCCTCGACCAGTTCAAGACGGGCAAGAGCCCCATCATGGTTGCCACCGACGTTGCGTCGCGTGGTATTG ACGTGCGCAACATTACTCATGTGCTCAACTATGACTACCCTAACAACTCGGAGGACTACATCCACCGTATCGGTCGTACAGGCCGTGCTGGTGCGAAGGGAACCGCAATTACCTTCTTCACCACTGAGA ACTCTAAGCAGGCTCGTGATCTACTTGGCGTCCTGCAGGAGGCCAAGCAAGAGATCGACCCTCGTCTTGCAGAGATGGCCAggtacggcggcggcggtggcggcggtagGTACGGCGGATACCGCGGCCGCGGCGGTCGCCACCATGGCGGTG GTGGCCGTGGTGCCAACGACCTGCCCATGGGAGGTAACCGACGCTGGTAG